One Ranitomeya variabilis isolate aRanVar5 chromosome 4, aRanVar5.hap1, whole genome shotgun sequence genomic window, AACTATACAAAAAACATCTGGCAAGCTTGTGTTATACATCAGAAATCAAGCTGATAAAATTCTGAAAAGACTGATTACAAGAGAGAAGAAAAGCGCCAATGTGGGTCCTACCAGGACCATTAACACGAAAGGCAATGAGAGTATAGCAGAAGAGGAAGGAACTGGGAAAAAGAGGAAACGGGAAGATCCAGCCGCCATTCAAGAAGACATCTCCGGCGAATGTAGCGGTCCCAGTAACAAACAAATAAAGACCACTGTCTCTCTCACCAGGGATAAGTTTATCTTCCGTAGTATACTCGGAGAAGGGGGTTATGGAAAGGTTATGCTGGCCACTGATAAGATACGAAGAGAAAATGTGGCACTTAAAATCATAAAGAAGAAAATCCTTATCTCCCACCCTGAATGCCTTGTGGAACACCATGTCCTGAAGATTACCCACAATAGCAGATTCCTAACACACTGCCATGCCGCATTTCAGACTGAACACCATGCCTATTTTGTCACCGAGCTGGCCAGTGGAGGGGACCTGCATGactatatatatagcaccattccTCTGAGGGACTCTATAGTATTTATGGCAGCAGAAATCGTTTGTGGCCTACAATTCCTGCACACCAACGGCATCATCCACCGGGACATAAAACCGGACAACATCCTGCTGACTGGCGACGGCCACATCAAAATTACAGACTTTGGACTATGTCTATGTGAGGAGAGATTTAATGCCAGTGATTTCGGAGGAACACCTGGGTATGGTGCCCCAGAAATGATCATGGGAGACTTTTACGATGCCGGTGTAGACTGGTTCGCCTTCGGTGTTGTTTTATACAACATGATCCTCCAAGACTCACCATTTGAAGGAGACACCAGTGAAGAGATTGAGAATAATGTCATCTACCAGGAACCATCATATGAAGACCTCACTGACTACACTGCTGCTCACATTATATCCAGGCTTCTCTGCAAAGACCAATCTGTCCGGCTAGGGGTAAATGGGAAAATCAGAAATCACCCCTTCTTTTCAAGTGTAAACTGGACAGACATAGAGTCAGGAAAAGCCCCATCTCCTGTTATAACAGAAAATAACATGGATGTCATCATGGGACAGCGGATCCCAGCACCACGCAGTGCGGAACTGAATGAGAAAATTCCTGTTGAACAACAGAAGATATTTACTAATTTTTCGTTTGTGACTTCAGCATGGAGCACAACTTACTACTAATCGGTGAATGAGGAAAATAACATCTAAACCTCCTGTTTCTTAACTTAAAGTTAtacagttatactgattaaaatgacaccttGGTTCATGAAATCCAtattgtggttgttgcttaatctgtATGTGTAGTTTTTAGTTTATGTGGAGGGGggatctttatgtggtgctctgctctgACATGCATCTGTATGGGTTTATGACAGGTcagtgatccttcagtgacctggccccaattttacatactgcatggaattatgtttgaaaaaaaaaattaacattcatcaGGCAGGCACTGGCGCCTGTGATGTAGCATGATAAAGTGGATAATATGCTTGAATTCATTTGATTTTGTCAtataattttggtggaaaaaaattaTCTTGATCAAAATGGCGCCAGCAGACGTGCTTGGCAGTAGCATCATCCGGAGGCGACATTTTACTGGAGAGAAATGGTCATTGACTTAGATACCTGTAGGTGAATATCTGCTAAACTGTACATTCATACTatacattaggaaaacggtcacttTCATTTTATACATCCAGTACCTCAAGTATCGGAAGACATTTTCAGTGTGCCACAAAAACTACAACCACCAGAATTAACTGATGTCAAATTTGTCACCATTTGTTGTTGGTTCAATGAACACAATTACTTTGGCTATGGAATCATCCAGCTTAATCATCATATAGACCAGGGGCACGCAGAGCCCTCCCCGGTGGGCACGCGCCATCTCCTCAGGACTAGAAGACGGCAGGGCAGGGGaagcggtggagcagcgggtcataGGAGGCAGGAGCAGGATGCTTTGGCTAAAGCGTGTGCCCgcagctaaagagaaattaatattcactgtac contains:
- the LOC143768433 gene encoding protein kinase C delta type-like, with translation MDFTGKKRKKTVILGRTPTTPDGQDLANNKELPAKVRKKDPKKSGQADQVLPDNEGTKNIPFLKTIQKTSGKLVLYIRNQADKILKRLITREKKSANVGPTRTINTKGNESIAEEEGTGKKRKREDPAAIQEDISGECSGPSNKQIKTTVSLTRDKFIFRSILGEGGYGKVMLATDKIRRENVALKIIKKKILISHPECLVEHHVLKITHNSRFLTHCHAAFQTEHHAYFVTELASGGDLHDYIYSTIPLRDSIVFMAAEIVCGLQFLHTNGIIHRDIKPDNILLTGDGHIKITDFGLCLCEERFNASDFGGTPGYGAPEMIMGDFYDAGVDWFAFGVVLYNMILQDSPFEGDTSEEIENNVIYQEPSYEDLTDYTAAHIISRLLCKDQSVRLGVNGKIRNHPFFSSVNWTDIESGKAPSPVITENNMDVIMGQRIPAPRSAELNEKIPVEQQKIFTNFSFVTSAWSTTYY